One Oncorhynchus keta strain PuntledgeMale-10-30-2019 chromosome 34, Oket_V2, whole genome shotgun sequence genomic window, aacctgaaccctttagctaaccctaacctgaaccctattaactaaccttaacctgaaccctTTAgctaaaccttcccctaacctgaacccttttagctaaccttaacctgaaccctTTAGCTAAACCTTCCCCTATCCtgaacccttttagctaaccttaacctgaaccctTTAGCTAAACCTTCCCCTATCCTGAatcattttagctaacccttcccctaacctgaacccttttagctaaccctaacctgaacccttttagctaaccctaacctgaacccttttagctaaccctaacccatagagCTGGCTACCTAGCCACCTAGATCAGTGGTTtccaaccaggggtactaggacgCCTGGGGGTACTtcagaagactcatgagaccacaggcctactggtaaaatgcacatgggGAGTACTTCAGGGGTCCTGGCAGAGCAAAGTTCAGTTGGTGGTGCAGTAAAGCAAAATTACTTTAGACACAACAAATTGCAAATCGTAACATATCCTACGAATTGTAttttcgtaacatatcatacgaattgtaTTTCGTAACATATCCTACGAATTGTATTTCGTAACATATCCTACGAATTGTATTTCGTAACATATCCTACGAATTGTAttttcgtaacatatcatacgaattgtaTTTTCGTAACATAATTATACGAATTGTATTTTCGTGACATAAttatacgaaatggatgatggaagTCCACCGATTAATACATACCAATACGCCTACGAAACGTAACAAAtactaaatagtgtgtgtgtgtgtgtgtgtgtgtgtgtgtgtgtgtcggtgtcggGTTTTACCTCCAGGATGATACGCCATGCTCTGAGCACGTTGAGGGAGGGAGTCCCTTGTGGTAAATAGACACTTTGTTATGGTGTGAaaagcaccaccaccactactgttgcCACGCTTCGGGCGCAGGTAAATATTAACATTATCAATCGTAAACCATGTGCCAGTTTTTAATATGAAGTAACTAGCTAGGCCTCTGAAATTCGTTAATGTTATTAGGAGGTTGTTGGCTCCTagttgattgttttttttttgttgaggaGGGGAGAGTCGTCCTGAGCATGTAAAGTTTTAAAAAGAGTTCATATTTcacacctagctagctagctaacgtcaaCTAGCTTGTTGCTAGGCTTGTTGCTAGGCTTGTTGCTAGGCCCGTAGGACGTGCTTCGGGAATCCCTTTCAGTTTGACTTGAGTCTAATTTCTAGTCATCGTACCGTTAACGATATGTACCGTTAACGATATGTACCGTTAACGATATGATCTATTCCATTGCAATTGATTCTGAATCACGAATTTAATATACCGGTAGCTAACGCTAGCGGGCTAGCGAGTGTTTGACAGCAAGCTAACGACCAGCTAACCTGACGTTAGCTTCACGATGAAACCACATGGCTGCCTACCGGTTCGCTAACTTTAGCTGACGACCGGCTTTTCCCCTTACGGTACCGTCACCGTGCATTTAAAAGTGCAGATACATTCGGTCGATGGTGTCTAAATCTATTTCGTCGTGATACTTGTAAACTGGCTAGCGTATTGCTAAGCTAACGTTACCGGTGCTAACTAACTTTTCTCTGCTTACATTGATTGTCAGATATATTTAGCCACTAGTTAGCATGTTGGCTAACTTACCAAGCTAACTATGAACTAGGATTGCTTGCAATTTATCTAGCTGGCTGTTATTCCACATGCCGTTGTATTTATAGATTCATGTTGTCACTTAACCAGACCACTTGTGTCAACTTTCattattccgtttatttttaatttaatgTCATCTATGGATTTGTTTTGTTTCAGTGGCATGGTGATCCATTGGTTCCCTCAATTCCCTGATGTGTCAGCCAAAGTCCATGCCAGGAGGGTGTGAGATGGCACTTGATGGCCTCCAATGGAGCTGAAGACAAGTTGAATACAAGGGCCTCCTGCTCCCGGTCATCAACTCTCATTATTCGAGCCAAGTCAGCAGTGTTTCATGCTGCTGACAGTCCCACTAGGCCCTTCAGCTCGCATGAGAAGAAGTCCCTTAAATCCTGTGCCAGTGTCCCCCGGGTCACCAGTGACTCTATAGGTCAGCTGAATGCGAGGGTGGGTCAGACTCAGAACAACCACCTCCATACTGCCTCAGGGACCCCTCTACAACGTGCCTACAACCGTTCTGTGCCTGCTGCCACTTACCTAGCTAACAAGCCACAGCGTCCTGGTAGCGCAGCTGCTAATTTAGCTAATGGTCATAGTAATGGTCACTGTCAACCAACTGTTCTCTCTAAGAGTACACAGATATCTAGTGCTGACATTATCTCATACAGACATAACCCCGGTGTGTTAGAGCCAACCGTAAATAGCTATCGGCCCAGCTGCAACTTGGAATCACTAAATTTAAGATCACGGATCTTGGTCCGAAAAAGAGCCTTGTCGCCCCAGCCTGCTCCCTATCCAACGTGCCCCTGTCCACCAAAGGCAGAACGTGTCCCAGACTCGCAGAACAACGCTGCTTCACAGCCTGCTGaaagcaccaccaccaccagcatgcCCACCAACCAGTCAGTCCCCTGGACCAGTGGCAAGCTGAGAGACAATAGCAAAGGGTTTATGAGGCCCACTATGGGTAAAGTGCCTTCCTGTCCCAGACAGGAGACTACCCAGACAAGAGACTCAGCAAAACCTTTGTCTCCCCAGACCAAATCGGCCTCCTATTGCCGTAGCGGGGACAATGGGGATGGCAAAACCCAGACTAAGTTCACACACCACCCCCCCAACACTGTGCCTTTGCAGGATAGGTCATCCCACCACCAGGATTTTTCACTGGATCAGACATGGAGGCTCCAGGACCCGCATCAGTTTGAGAGCCTGATGGCAGCAGACATGGAGGGTCACTCCCAGAGGCTGGGCTTTTGTGCTGCTGTCCATGGGGCTCCTGGGGCTCCTCATAACACATCGACAGAGAGGATCAGGAAGGTCAACTCTGAGGTGGAGTTTACTGAGGCTGTGAGGAAGCTGACCCAGTCACGGAGCGCGCTCACCCCTCATCCCAGGAACGGGACTGTTAATAGTTTTACTACTGGAACACCAGGGTCCAACGTGGATCCAGTCCAGATTGGCAAAGCAATGACTAATAGCCCTGTCATCTCTGTCAGCCACAGCCCTGCTCCAGCCAAACCCTCTGTACCACTCTGCCTTACTATGAGAGACCAGCCTGTGTCCATGGAGACCTCCAGTGCCTCTGGCCTCGACAGTAACACCACAACAAACAGCAGTAGCACAACAGCCTCCATGGCACCTCTACCCCATGCAGGGATAACTCCAACACAGTCCTCTACCCAGGCCAGTGCCACAGCTATTTCTGCTGCAGGGATAACTCCAACACAGTCCTCTACCCAGGCCAGTGCCACAGCTATTTCTACTGCAGGGATAACTCTGACCCAGTCCTATACCCAGGACAGTGCCACAGCTAGTTCTGGTGCTAGTTCCATCCCAGAGAACACTGAGATGGGTTCTGAGTCCGCCTCAGATACTTCTCAGAGTCAGAGGCCTTCTGTTACCTCGGTGACCACCCAGATATCAGCCATACACCTGACCAAGGAGAGGAGTGTCCTGTCTCTACAGGGCGGCTACAGCCCCTCCCGGTCCCCTCCTGGCTTGGGGGAGGAACAACAGGCTGAGTCACCTCAGCTCTCCAGGTCAGTTCTCCCACATACTACGAGCTGTTGTTAGACAAGATGGCATAGCATGTTTTGAGAGCTGGAACGGGACTATATGAATCCATTCCATTATTTGTTTTAAGTAGATCAGTACTGAATGTATTGTCACATGAATTTAATTAATTCATTAAGCTCTGTTGTGTTAACCAGCTTAAGTATTGGTGTCTTGAGAGTATGTTCTGTCATGTCTGTTTGTCTAGGGAACTCAGTGAGTCAGGTTGTGTGAAGCTTTTTTACTATCATGTGTCTTGCTTTGTCTTTGAGTTTCCTGTCTGTCCATACAGTCCACAGAGTGTTGCCATgcaggaggatggagacagaggggaagaggaCTATCCTGATGATGAGCTGGAGAATGACTgcagtggtgatgatgatgatggtgaggaaGACTCCTTTAACTACTCATTTAAACCCTAATCAACTAGACATGTGAAAATTACACCACTTAATTGGACCGCTGTAGCTAGGCTAACATAGTTGGACCGCTGTAGCTAGGCTAACATAGTTGGACCGCTGTAGCTAGGCTAACATAGTTGGACCGCTGTAGCGAGGCTAACATAGTTGGACCGCTGTAGCTAGGCTAACATAGTTGGACCGCTGTAGCTAGGCTAACATAGTTGGACCGCTGTAGCTAGGCTAACATAGTTGGGCCGCTGTAGCTAGGCTAACATAGTTGGGCCGCTGTAGCTAGGCTAACATAGTTGGACCGCTGTAGCTAGGCTAACATAGTTGGACCGCTGTAGCTAGGCTAACATAGTTGGACCGCTGTAGCTAGGCTAACATAGTTGGACCGCTGTAGCTAGGCTAACATAGTTGGACCGCTGTAGCTAGGCTAACATAGTTGGACCGCTGTAGCTAGGCTAACATAGTTGGACCGCTGTAGCTAGGCTAACATAGTTGGACCGCTGTAGCTAGGCTAACATAGTTGGACCGCTGTAGCTAGGCTAACATAGTTGGACCGCTGTAGCTAGCCTAACATAGTAGGACCGCTGTAGCTAGGCTAACATAGTTGGACCGCTGTAGCTAGGCTAACATAGTTGGACCGCTGTAGCTAGGCTAACATAGTTGGACCGCTGTAGCTAGGCTAACATAGTTGGACCGCTGTAGCTAGGCTAACATAGTTGGACCGCTGTAGCTAGGCTAACATAGTTGGACCGCTGTAGCTAGGCTAACATAGTTGGACCGGTGTAGCTAGGCTAACATAGTTGGACCGGTGTAGCTAGGCTAACATAATTGGACCGGTGTAGCTAGGCTAACATAGTAGGACCGCTGTAGCTAGGCTAACATAGTAGGACCGCTGTAGCTAGGCTAACATAGTAGGACCGCTGTAGCTAGGCTAACATAGTAGGACCGCTGTAGCTAGGCTAACATAGTAGGACCGCTGTAGCTAGGCTAACATAGTAGGACCGCTGTAGCTAGGCTAACATAGTAGGACCGCTGTAGCTAGGCTAACATAGTTGGACCGCTGTAGCTAGGCTAACATAATGAATCCAATGCTCTACCTTCTTTCTCCTCAGAAGGGTCTGACTGCTCCTCTTTGAATGATGCCTCGTCCACAGCCTCCATACCCGTCCTGCCAAAGTAAGTTGAATCGTTTTTctgtgtgatttaaaaaaaaatatttttttagattAATCGTTGACATTGTTGGAATGCTTTGTGCATTTTGAAGATATGATTTATTATCCTATTCAGGCATTTTGTTTAGATTGATATGTTTAGATTGATTGAAAGAAAAACATGTTATTACTATTCTATTGTGTTCTTACATATTTTGACAATGTTTTTAATTCAACTGTATTTTGGTAATTTACAAGACCACAAGTTCACCTGGGTCATACCTGAAACCTGAAACGGTTTGTAGAGTAGCCTTAATCCCCAGTCATGGTTTCAGGCcatcaaatcaaacgttatttgtcacatgcactgaatacaacaggtgtagtagacctcacagtgaaatgctgaatacaacaggtgtagtagacctcacagtgaaatgctgaatacaacaggtgtagtagacctcacagtgaaatgctgaatacaacaggtgtagtagacctcacagtgaaatgctgaatacaacaggtgtagtagacctcacagtgaaatgctgaatacaacaggtgtagtagacctcagtgaaatgctgaatacaacaggtgtagtagacctcacagtgaaatgctgaatacaacaggtgtagtagaccccacagtgaaatgctgaatacaacaggtgtagtagaccttacagtgaaatgctgaatacaacaggtgtagtagacctcacagtgaaatgctgaatacaacaggtgtagtagacctcacagtgaaatgctgaatacaacaggtgtagtagacctcacagtgaaatgctgaatacaacaggtgtagtagacctcacagtgaaatgctgaatacaacaggtgtagtagacctcacagtgaaatgctgaatacaacaggtgtagtagacctcacagtgaaatgctgaatacaacaggtgtagtagacctcacagtgaaattctgaatacaacaggtgtagtagacttcgcagtgaaatgctgaatacaacaggtgtagtagacctcgcagtgaaatgctgaatacaacaggtgtagtagacctcgcagtgaaatgctgaatacaacaggtgtagtagacctcgcagtgaaatgctgaatacaacaggtgtagtagacctcgcagtgaaatgctgaatacaacaggtgtagtagacctcgcagtgaaatgctgaatacaacaggtgtagtagacctcgcagtgaaatgctgaatacaacaggtgtagtagacctcgcagtgaaatgctgaatacaacaggtgtagtagacctcgcagtgaaatgctgaatacaacaggtgtagtagacctcgcagtgaaatgctgaatacaacaggtgtagtagacctcgcagtgaaatgctgaatacaacaggtgtagtagacctcgcagtgaaatgctgaatacaacaggtgtagtagacctcgcagtgaaatgctgaatacaacaggtgtagtagacctcacagtgaaatgccgaatacaacaggtgtagtagacctgggaccacccatacgtagaatgtatgcacacatgactgtaagtcgctttggataaaagcgtctgctaaatggcatatatatattttataccttacagtgaaatgccgaatacaacaggtgtagtagaccttacagtgaaatgccgaatacaacaggtgtagtagaccttacagtgaaatgctgaatacaacaggtgtagtagaccttacagtgaaatgccgaatacaacaggtgtactagacaataacgaggctataatcaggtaaatagtccaggtaaccatttgatgaattgttcagcagtcttatagcgGGTCGAAGCTGTTACGGAGCTAGCAGAGACAACTGTCTGTGACCTGGTCCTCCGGTACAGCTAGTCGTGCGCTAGCAGAGACAACCGTCTGTGACCTGGTCCTCCGGTACAGCTAGTCGTGCGCTATTAGAGACAACCGTCTGTGACCTGGTCCTCCGGTACAGCTTGTCGTGGGCCAGCAGAGACAACCGTCTGTGACCTGGTCCACCGGTACAGCTTGTCGTGCTCCAGCAGAGACAACCGTCTGTGACCTGGTCCTCCGGTACAGCTAGTCGTGCGCTAGCAGAGACAACCGTCTGTGACCTGGTCCTCCGGTACAGCTAGTCGTGAGCCAGCAGAGACAACCGTCTGTGACCTGGTCCTCCGGTACAGCTAGTCGTGAGCCGTCTGTGCTTGTCGTGCTTGTCGTGCTCCAGCAGAGACAACCGTCTGTGACCTGGTCCTCCGGTACAGCTAGTCGTGCGCTAGCAGAGACAACCGTCTGTGACCTGGTCCTCCGGTACAGCTTGTCGTGCGCTAGCACAGACAACCGTCTGTGACCTGGTCCTCCGGTACAGCTAGTCGTGCGCTAGCAGAGACAACCGTCTGTGACCTGGTCCTCCGGTACAGCTAGTCGTGCGCTAGCAGAGATGTCTGTGACCTGGTCCTCCAGTACAGCTAGTCGTGAGCCAGCAGAGACAACCGTCTGTGACCTGGTCCTCAGGTACAGCTTGTCGTGAGCCAGCAGAGACAACCGTCTGTGACCTAGCTGACTGGGGTCTTTCACCATTTGACTTGAAGACTTTGACAGTCATTACGTGTCGTTGATTATTTTTATAAACAGAAGGTTCAGTTCGTTATAGTCTATAACTTGAAGATTTACAATACTAGGAAGTTATGTTGATCTGTACACTTAAAACAGAGCAACTTCTGACAAAAAACCCCACAAATGATTGAGAAATGCCCATTTATTAATCTGTGAAGCCAGTAGTGTCATGTTGCATCCTATTGTGACTAGATCTCTGTAGAAGGACCATTCATAACTCATATAGCCCTCCCAGTTGGGGCACCTGACAGTTCCCTGGTACGATGATGACAAAACCCAAGAGAGAGAATTGAACCTTTTTTGTTCTAGTGGTTGCTGCCGGTGGGAAGGTTGAAAGCACAGAGGCTAGTGGAAAGGTCTCCCAATTGTAAATCAGTGATAAAAGTGGAACTATCCGTCAATAATGGGCACACGAGTCTCTGTGTGGTCGAATAGTGCTTGGACTGTGGGATCATTGTCATACCGTGACGTCCCAGCTGATTGGAGGATTAGTATGAGGCTGTTTTTAGTTTTCTTCACAGCAAAAGCCAATGTAGAGTAGGTCCATTACCTCCAATTTAATGCCCCTCACTCTCAGTAGAGAGTTGGACTATATTTGGAAGCAGGTGGACCAAGCAGCACCAACAGAATCCTACATGACTGTCATGTGAGTTTTGTTGTCGTCGTTTCAATTCTTATCTTGATAATTTATCTGACAAAAATGGTTTTTACTTTGAAGATGGTGAAGAAGACTTTTGTCATCGAATTTCGATTGGAGTTTTATTGATTGATCTTGAGGGAGTTGGTTTGGTTATGAAAATACTTTTTAATTCAAAATGTCTCCTGCCTTTCCAAAGACATGGCCCGACCGTGCCTCTTGAGTTAAACGGTAGTATTTAAAACCTGTGAGTTATCCTGCTTGGTGCCATTCTTGTTTTATTCCTCTGGACATTGATGACCAGGCGGTAGTTGTGTTGTCTGTGGCACGGTGGCAAAACATGTGACACCGTGTTGAACATAACAGTTGGCAGGAATCTGTTTCTGTTCcatatagtctgtctgttctggtAATATTCCCAGTATCCCAGTCTGTCTGTTCTGGTAATATTCCCAGTATCCCAGTCTGTCTGTTCTGGTAATATTCCCAGTATCCCCGTCTGTCTGTTCTGGTAATATTCCCAGTATCCCCGTCTGTCTGTTCTGGTAATATTCCCAGTATCCCCGTCTGTCTGTTCTGGTAATATTCCCAGTATCCCCGTCTGTCTGTTCTGGTAATATTCCCAGTATCCCCGTCTGTCTGTTCTGGTAATATTCCCAGTATCCCCGTCTGTCTGTTCTGGTAATATTCCCAGTATCCCCGTCTGTCTGTTCTGGTAATATTCCCATTTAGTACAGAGTCATAGCTTTAATGCCTCTGTGTTCCAGTATCACGGATGAGGAGCTGATGAGCCCTGAATTAGAGGATGAGGGGGAGCTGAAGCCAGCTCTGGTCCCCAGCATGTTCCCTCTCATTCCCCCTACACTGTATTTCAGCACTGCCAACCAGAGAGGTAAGACACCCCTTCACTGtgtcctatggcaccctattccctatgtagtgcactactttagaccagggccctatagaaccctataccctatgtagtgcactactttagaccagggccctatagaaccctattccctatgtagtgcactactttagaccagggccctatagaaccctatgtagtgcactactttagaccagggccctatagaaccctataccctatgtagtgcactactttagaccagggccctatagaaccctattccctatgtagtgcactactttagaccagggccctatagaaccctataccctatgtagtgcactactttaga contains:
- the ttll4 gene encoding tubulin polyglutamylase TTLL4 isoform X1, producing MASNGAEDKLNTRASCSRSSTLIIRAKSAVFHAADSPTRPFSSHEKKSLKSCASVPRVTSDSIGQLNARVGQTQNNHLHTASGTPLQRAYNRSVPAATYLANKPQRPGSAAANLANGHSNGHCQPTVLSKSTQISSADIISYRHNPGVLEPTVNSYRPSCNLESLNLRSRILVRKRALSPQPAPYPTCPCPPKAERVPDSQNNAASQPAESTTTTSMPTNQSVPWTSGKLRDNSKGFMRPTMGKVPSCPRQETTQTRDSAKPLSPQTKSASYCRSGDNGDGKTQTKFTHHPPNTVPLQDRSSHHQDFSLDQTWRLQDPHQFESLMAADMEGHSQRLGFCAAVHGAPGAPHNTSTERIRKVNSEVEFTEAVRKLTQSRSALTPHPRNGTVNSFTTGTPGSNVDPVQIGKAMTNSPVISVSHSPAPAKPSVPLCLTMRDQPVSMETSSASGLDSNTTTNSSSTTASMAPLPHAGITPTQSSTQASATAISAAGITPTQSSTQASATAISTAGITLTQSYTQDSATASSGASSIPENTEMGSESASDTSQSQRPSVTSVTTQISAIHLTKERSVLSLQGGYSPSRSPPGLGEEQQAESPQLSSPQSVAMQEDGDRGEEDYPDDELENDCSGDDDDEGSDCSSLNDASSTASIPVLPNITDEELMSPELEDEGELKPALVPSMFPLIPPTLYFSTANQRVEPLPPEQRKLLKWKMSTVTPNIVKHTIARSHFKVTKRSHDWLGCWGHHMKSPGFKAIREYQKLNHFPGSFQIGRKDRLWRNLSKMQAQFGKREFSFFPRSFVLPQDIKLLRKAWEDSGSRQKWIIKPPASARGIGIQVIHKWSQMPCKRPLLVQKYLHKPYLISGNKFDLRIYVYVTCYDPLRVYIFQDGLVRFASCKYSSSMKSLGNKFMHLTNYSVNKRNSDYQNNDSDKACQGHKWALKALWHYLGCKGVNTTLIWEKIKDIVMKTIIASDPYVNTLVKLHLRSPYSCHELFGFDIMLDENLKPWVLEVNISPSLHSSTALDVAIKGQMIRDVLNLAGFLLPQREEVLPSASSSASSLCGGTRERSRPEISTDEKVKRAFYLSQRFADQVQSCSRLKSQGTTGKFPRQEVDFFSSILDVLTPEDVRVLAETEDELSRKGEFERVFPSHCSSRYLRFFKQPRYLNILLNQWETKYGQNRREGVCVLRSLCQRGVHLGTTDPAHLWSKSTYVPKSDHPRQEPSRSSVVVSHRTRPQPDQEEYCFSQEVTTSLLGSSSLSLTTESTASVPPRDEELEG
- the ttll4 gene encoding tubulin polyglutamylase TTLL4 isoform X2, with translation MASNGAEDKLNTRASCSRSSTLIIRAKSAVFHAADSPTRPFSSHEKKSLKSCASVPRVTSDSIGQLNARVGQTQNNHLHTASGTPLQRAYNRSVPAATYLANKPQRPGSAAANLANGHSNGHCQPTVLSKSTQISSADIISYRHNPGVLEPTVNSYRPSCNLESLNLRSRILVRKRALSPQPAPYPTCPCPPKAERVPDSQNNAASQPAESTTTTSMPTNQSVPWTSGKLRDNSKGFMRPTMGKVPSCPRQETTQTRDSAKPLSPQTKSASYCRSGDNGDGKTQTKFTHHPPNTVPLQDRSSHHQDFSLDQTWRLQDPHQFESLMAADMEGHSQRLGFCAAVHGAPGAPHNTSTERIRKVNSEVEFTEAVRKLTQSRSALTPHPRNGTVNSFTTGTPGSNVDPVQIGKAMTNSPVISVSHSPAPAKPSVPLCLTMRDQPVSMETSSASGLDSNTTTNSSSTTASMAPLPHAGITPTQSSTQASATAISAAGITPTQSSTQASATAISTAGITLTQSYTQDSATASSGASSIPENTEMGSESASDTSQSQRPSVTSVTTQISAIHLTKERSVLSLQGGYSPSRSPPGLGEEQQAESPQLSSPQSVAMQEDGDRGEEDYPDDELENDCSGDDDDGSDCSSLNDASSTASIPVLPNITDEELMSPELEDEGELKPALVPSMFPLIPPTLYFSTANQRVEPLPPEQRKLLKWKMSTVTPNIVKHTIARSHFKVTKRSHDWLGCWGHHMKSPGFKAIREYQKLNHFPGSFQIGRKDRLWRNLSKMQAQFGKREFSFFPRSFVLPQDIKLLRKAWEDSGSRQKWIIKPPASARGIGIQVIHKWSQMPCKRPLLVQKYLHKPYLISGNKFDLRIYVYVTCYDPLRVYIFQDGLVRFASCKYSSSMKSLGNKFMHLTNYSVNKRNSDYQNNDSDKACQGHKWALKALWHYLGCKGVNTTLIWEKIKDIVMKTIIASDPYVNTLVKLHLRSPYSCHELFGFDIMLDENLKPWVLEVNISPSLHSSTALDVAIKGQMIRDVLNLAGFLLPQREEVLPSASSSASSLCGGTRERSRPEISTDEKVKRAFYLSQRFADQVQSCSRLKSQGTTGKFPRQEVDFFSSILDVLTPEDVRVLAETEDELSRKGEFERVFPSHCSSRYLRFFKQPRYLNILLNQWETKYGQNRREGVCVLRSLCQRGVHLGTTDPAHLWSKSTYVPKSDHPRQEPSRSSVVVSHRTRPQPDQEEYCFSQEVTTSLLGSSSLSLTTESTASVPPRDEELEG
- the ttll4 gene encoding tubulin polyglutamylase TTLL4 isoform X3: MASNGAEDKLNTRASCSRSSTLIIRAKSAVFHAADSPTRPFSSHEKKSLKSCASVPRVTSDSIGQLNARVGQTQNNHLHTASGTPLQRAYNRSVPAATYLANKPQRPGSAAANLANGHSNGHCQPTVLSKSTQISSADIISYRHNPGVLEPTVNSYRPSCNLESLNLRSRILVRKRALSPQPAPYPTCPCPPKAERVPDSQNNAASQPAESTTTTSMPTNQSVPWTSGKLRDNSKGFMRPTMGKVPSCPRQETTQTRDSAKPLSPQTKSASYCRSGDNGDGKTQTKFTHHPPNTVPLQDRSSHHQDFSLDQTWRLQDPHQFESLMAADMEGHSQRLGFCAAVHGAPGAPHNTSTERIRKVNSEVEFTEAVRKLTQSRSALTPHPRNGTVNSFTTGTPGSNVDPVQIGKAMTNSPVISVSHSPAPAKPSVPLCLTMRDQPVSMETSSASGLDSNTTTNSSSTTASMAPLPHAGITPTQSSTQASATAISAAGITPTQSSTQASATAISTAGITLTQSYTQDSATASSGASSIPENTEMGSESASDTSQSQRPSVTSVTTQISAIHLTKERSVLSLQGGYSPSRSPPGLGEEQQAESPQLSSPQSVAMQEDGDRGEEDYPDDELENDCSGDDDDEGSDCSSLNDASSTASIPVLPNITDEELMSPELEDEGELKPALVPSMFPLIPPTLYFSTANQRVEPLPPEQRKLLKWKMSTVTPNIVKHTIARSHFKVTKRSHDWLGCWGHHMKSPGFKAIREYQKLNHFPGSFQIGRKDRLWRNLSKMQAQFGKREFSFFPRSFVLPQDIKLLRKAWEDSGSRQKWIIKPPASARGIGIQVIHKWSQMPCKRPLLVQKYLHKPYLISGNKFDLRIYVYVTCYDPLRVYIFQDGLVRFASCKYSSSMKSLGNKFMHLTNYSVNKRNSDYQNNDSDKACQGHKWALKALWHYLGCKGVNTTLIWEKIKDIVMKTIIASDPYVNTLVKLHLRSPYSCHELFGFDIMLDENLKPWVLEVNISPSLHSSTALDVAIKGQMIRDVLNLAGFLLPQREEVLPSASSSASSLCGGTRERSRPEISTDEKVKRAFYLSQRFADQDFFSSILDVLTPEDVRVLAETEDELSRKGEFERVFPSHCSSRYLRFFKQPRYLNILLNQWETKYGQNRREGVCVLRSLCQRGVHLGTTDPAHLWSKSTYVPKSDHPRQEPSRSSVVVSHRTRPQPDQEEYCFSQEVTTSLLGSSSLSLTTESTASVPPRDEELEG